A genomic window from Gossypium hirsutum isolate 1008001.06 chromosome D10, Gossypium_hirsutum_v2.1, whole genome shotgun sequence includes:
- the LOC107914994 gene encoding armadillo repeat-containing protein LFR isoform X1, translated as MQKREQGKSGGSGGGNAAPPPKRGRPFGSTAASVASASAADSVAPSTLLGPSLQIHNSFSVEQNNKRIVLALQSGLKSELTWALNTLTLLSFKEKDDMRKDACLAKIPGLLDALLQIIDDWRDIALPKELRKGQRTRTLGANSVITGFGNEYEALGSIALLPHSGLGPGSAAEISGQKNTSKRRRSEWWLDEDGLFNLDDEGRAEKQQCAVAASNIIRNFSFMPENEIAMAQHRHCLETVFQCIEDHIVEDEELVTNAIETIVNLAPLLDLRIFSSPKPSYIKITEKRAVQAIMGMLGSQVKAWHCAAAEFLGRMIINPDNEPLLLPFVPQIYKRLVDILSLQAFDAQAAAIGALYNLVDFNMDCRLKLASERWAVDRILKVIKTPHPVPEVCRKAAMIIEHLASDPQNRTSLLAYENAFAEILFSDGRHSDTFARILFELTSKPNNKIAAARGIWGM; from the exons ATGCAGAAGAGAGAGCAGGGCAAATCAGGTGGCTCGGGGGGTGGCAACGCCGCACCTCCGCCGAAGAGAGGCCGACCATTTGGAAGCACAGCTGCTAGCGTAGCCTCCGCCTCCGCTGCTGATTCAGTGGCTCCGTCCACTCTCCTCGGCCCTTCTCTTCAAATCCACAACTCCTTCTCTG TAGAGCAGAACAATAAAAGGATAGTTCTAGCACTTCAAAGTGGGTTGAAGAGTGAGTTAACTTGGGCTCTGAATACTCTCACATTGCTCTCTTTTAAAGAGAAAGATGATATGCGTAAAGATGCCTGCTTGGCCAAAATACCCGGCTTGCTCGATGCTCTTCTCCAAATT ATAGATGATTGGCGTGATATAGCCCTGCCTAAGGAACTTAGAAAGGGACAAAGGACTAGAACATTGGGTGCAAATTCTGTCATAACAGGATTTGGCAACGAGTATGAGGCATTGGGATCGATTGCCTTGCTACCACATTCGGG ATTGGGGCCAGGTTCTGCTGCTGAAATATCAGGACAAAAGAATACCAGTAAACGACGCCGTTCTGAGTGGTGGCTTGACGAAGATGGTCTATTTAATCTAGATGATGAGGGTCGAGCTGAAAAACAGCAGTGTGCCGTTGCTGCTTCTAATATTATACGCAACTTTTCTTTCATGCCAGAGAATGAAATTGCTATGGCTCAACATAGGCATTGCTTGGAAACTGTTTTTCAGTGTATAGAAGATCACATTGTAG AGGATGAGGAACTTGTCACAAATGCCATTGAGACAATTGTTAATTTGGCTCCCTTGCTTGACCTTCGGATTTTCAGTTCACCAAAGCCATCTTACATTAAAATAAC CGAAAAACGTGCAGTTCAAGCTATAATGGGGATGCTAGGATCTCAAGTCAAAGCCTGGCACTGTGCAGCTGCAGAATTTCTTGGGCGCATGATTATAAACCCTGATAATGAACCCCTCCTCCTTCCTTTTGTTCCTCAG ATTTACAAGCGTTTAGTAGATATTTTGAGCTTGCAGGCATTTGATGCCCAAGCTGCTGCCATTGGTGCACTCTATAACCTTGTCGATTTCAATATGGACTGCAGGTTGAAGCTTGCTAGTGAGAGATG GGCTGTTGATCGTATACTGAAAGTGATAAAGACTCCGCATCCAGTGCCAGAAGTTTGCCGGAAAGCTGCAATGATAATAGAGCACCTTGCATCTGATCCTCAGAACCGGACATCACTGCTAGCTTATGAAAATGCTTTTGCAGAGATACTTTTTTCAGATGGTAGACATTCTGATACCTTTGCAAGGATTTTGTTTGAGCTGACTTCAAAACCGAACAACAAGATTGCAGCAGCTCGTGGAATTTGGGGCATGTAA
- the LOC107914994 gene encoding armadillo repeat-containing protein LFR isoform X2 has translation MQKREQGKSGGSGGGNAAPPPKRGRPFGSTAASVASASAADSVAPSTLLGPSLQIHNSFSEQNNKRIVLALQSGLKSELTWALNTLTLLSFKEKDDMRKDACLAKIPGLLDALLQIIDDWRDIALPKELRKGQRTRTLGANSVITGFGNEYEALGSIALLPHSGLGPGSAAEISGQKNTSKRRRSEWWLDEDGLFNLDDEGRAEKQQCAVAASNIIRNFSFMPENEIAMAQHRHCLETVFQCIEDHIVEDEELVTNAIETIVNLAPLLDLRIFSSPKPSYIKITEKRAVQAIMGMLGSQVKAWHCAAAEFLGRMIINPDNEPLLLPFVPQIYKRLVDILSLQAFDAQAAAIGALYNLVDFNMDCRLKLASERWAVDRILKVIKTPHPVPEVCRKAAMIIEHLASDPQNRTSLLAYENAFAEILFSDGRHSDTFARILFELTSKPNNKIAAARGIWGM, from the exons ATGCAGAAGAGAGAGCAGGGCAAATCAGGTGGCTCGGGGGGTGGCAACGCCGCACCTCCGCCGAAGAGAGGCCGACCATTTGGAAGCACAGCTGCTAGCGTAGCCTCCGCCTCCGCTGCTGATTCAGTGGCTCCGTCCACTCTCCTCGGCCCTTCTCTTCAAATCCACAACTCCTTCTCTG AGCAGAACAATAAAAGGATAGTTCTAGCACTTCAAAGTGGGTTGAAGAGTGAGTTAACTTGGGCTCTGAATACTCTCACATTGCTCTCTTTTAAAGAGAAAGATGATATGCGTAAAGATGCCTGCTTGGCCAAAATACCCGGCTTGCTCGATGCTCTTCTCCAAATT ATAGATGATTGGCGTGATATAGCCCTGCCTAAGGAACTTAGAAAGGGACAAAGGACTAGAACATTGGGTGCAAATTCTGTCATAACAGGATTTGGCAACGAGTATGAGGCATTGGGATCGATTGCCTTGCTACCACATTCGGG ATTGGGGCCAGGTTCTGCTGCTGAAATATCAGGACAAAAGAATACCAGTAAACGACGCCGTTCTGAGTGGTGGCTTGACGAAGATGGTCTATTTAATCTAGATGATGAGGGTCGAGCTGAAAAACAGCAGTGTGCCGTTGCTGCTTCTAATATTATACGCAACTTTTCTTTCATGCCAGAGAATGAAATTGCTATGGCTCAACATAGGCATTGCTTGGAAACTGTTTTTCAGTGTATAGAAGATCACATTGTAG AGGATGAGGAACTTGTCACAAATGCCATTGAGACAATTGTTAATTTGGCTCCCTTGCTTGACCTTCGGATTTTCAGTTCACCAAAGCCATCTTACATTAAAATAAC CGAAAAACGTGCAGTTCAAGCTATAATGGGGATGCTAGGATCTCAAGTCAAAGCCTGGCACTGTGCAGCTGCAGAATTTCTTGGGCGCATGATTATAAACCCTGATAATGAACCCCTCCTCCTTCCTTTTGTTCCTCAG ATTTACAAGCGTTTAGTAGATATTTTGAGCTTGCAGGCATTTGATGCCCAAGCTGCTGCCATTGGTGCACTCTATAACCTTGTCGATTTCAATATGGACTGCAGGTTGAAGCTTGCTAGTGAGAGATG GGCTGTTGATCGTATACTGAAAGTGATAAAGACTCCGCATCCAGTGCCAGAAGTTTGCCGGAAAGCTGCAATGATAATAGAGCACCTTGCATCTGATCCTCAGAACCGGACATCACTGCTAGCTTATGAAAATGCTTTTGCAGAGATACTTTTTTCAGATGGTAGACATTCTGATACCTTTGCAAGGATTTTGTTTGAGCTGACTTCAAAACCGAACAACAAGATTGCAGCAGCTCGTGGAATTTGGGGCATGTAA